TGGCAGTCTACAGAAATCAGGAAAACAGCATAAAAAACCGCTCTGGTGGGAACGAACTTAAGAGCGGAGTTACTAGCCACCAGTACTATATCCAACGTCGCAAAAAATTACCGGCGGCCAGGTAGCGTTTATTTAATCGCTTTCTACGTGATCATAAGGTCGACAACGTTAGCTATGTAAGTATCCACCGTGGCCGAGGGTATGCTGTTACTCTTGTTTTCAGGACTTCAACAGCAGAAAAGAAAATTAGTCGCAGGGCCTTAGCCCCGGTTGAAACGTCTTTGCTAGATATCATCCGAATTAAGAAACGCTGCCTGGCGCCTTGCCGCTCAGAAAAAGCAGGGATGAGCTCATATACAGAAAATAGATCACATTCAGAACGATTCCGTAATAGAATAGAACCCATCACCATCCACAGTGTCTTGAAGATATCAATCTCACGGAACTGACACCGAAAACTGAAAACCAGACAGAATGTCACAAGATCTCTCTCTCCACATCTATCCCAAGACGACAGAATTCAACTGTATCGATACGTTCTGGAAGCTGATCAAGCCTGTCAACGAGTGGAGTTCATACACTTCAGACTGGCATGGTTTAAACATTACTCAATTCTCACCCTATCGAGAATATCGGAGTGACATCAAAGATTCGCAGCGAGATCCCAAAACACGTCTTAATAAGTTCACCGAAACAATTAATCAATTGGATGTTCAGCCGGACTATAAACTTTTGCTTGCGACATCCTATCCTTACCATCAAACGAATTCGGGGAACAAACCGAAGAAATATTTTGGAAGTCTCAGAGTGCGTGCATGGGGCTCGGGTCAGTTCCGTGGACACTATCCTCTAGAAGAAGGACTGGGGGAAATCAGTTTCAATCCTGTCCAGCATTTCTTCTTTCAGCCAGAAGTTCTGGTTAGAGACGACGAAGACATTTCCAAGAAAGAAGAGAGCTATCTGGCTTACAAAAAATGCGTTCAGCGAAACTTAGAAAAAATTCGTAATCTGTTTGACCTGCTCATCACACACCTGGATCCTTTCTCGATCAAGCTGTATCTGGGGTCCGGCGCCAGGATTCCTTTTAATTCCCACGCGACTTACTTTTCCAGCCACGAGTCTCTAATGCAGGACCTTAGTTTCATCCGGGATGCCTGGTCTGGCGAAAATCCGATAGAAGACACTCCTCTAAACCGCTTTGACCCAGTCAAGCATAAATGGTTCTTTAACCAGATCAGACCTCAGGAACAGAGCAGGGAGCTCTGGAAAGACATGAGCCGTTTATTACCATCTCTGGATAAGGTCACACCCGATGTAGTGAAACTCGTCTGGGATCAGACTAATCTGGCTTCGGACGAAACACTCGATATCAAGAGGATCAAAGATCAGTCCGTAATTGTTTTCAGTTCGCCCTTTTTCTTAAATACATTCGTTTCAAGATACTATCTCGACGTATTGGAAATGGCAGCCCTCGAAAGTGAGGACAACTGACGACTGAAATTCCTTTCGTGCTTTTCGTGCCTTTCGTGGTAGTAAATAATCACAGGAAGCTAACCCTTTCGCGGTCCATCTCACTTCGGATAAACCCCCACGCGTTTCGCCCACGCCTCCCACTGCGACTTCAGATCATCCACCACCGCCCGCCTCCGTTCCGCCAGGTCATTCAGCTCCGTACGATCTGCTTTCACATCGTACAGCTCCCACTTCTGTGGCTGATACCCCTTGGCCGGCGACACACCTCGTCCCACCAGCTTCCAGTCACCGGTACGCACGAACGCGTTGCTCTCGTGCTCAATGAAGATCGGTCGCCCCCGTTCCAGCGGCTTTCCCGACAGCGCCGGACGCAGTGAAATTCCATCCAGCGTGTGAATCTTGTTGCCGGCGAACGTTTCCGGATAGTCGGCTCCCGCCACATCGAGCAGCGTCGGCATCACGTCAATCAGCTGGGCCGGGCTCGTGTACCACTCGGCGCGCGGCTGAATCTGTGCCGGCCAGTGCATCAGGAACGGCGTCGACGTTCCTCCCTCATGCGCGAAATGCTTATACAGCCGGAAAGGCGTGTTCGACGCATTCGCCCACGCTTTCCCGTAACTGTTGCTGTGCTCCTGGTTCCGCTTCTCGACATCCCGGAACTCACCCCGACCAAGCACGCCCCCTTCAGCACAACCTCCGTTGTCCGCGAGGAATAGAATCAGCGTGTTGTCCAGCTGATCATGCGCCTTGAGCCAGCCTACCAGCTTGCCGATGTTCTGGTCGATCCGATCGATCATCGCCGCATAAATCGCCATCTTTAGATCCATCTCGTCCTGCTTCTCAGGCTTCAACGTCTCCCAGGCCGGCACCTCTGCATCACGGGGAGAAAGCTTCGTGTCTGCAGAGATCAATCCCAGCTGTTTCTGTTTGGCCAGCCGGCGCTGACGGAGTTCATCCCAGCCGATCCGGTATTTACCCCGATACTTTTTGATCTCCTCCTCATGCGCCTGTAGCGGCCAGTGCGGCGCCGTATAAGCCAGGTACAGAAAGTACGGATCCGTTTTCTGATTTGCGTTTTCCTGATGTTCCTTGAGGAAACGAATCGCGTAATCGGTGAAGGCATCGGTCGTATAAAACGGACGATCCGTCGTGCTCTCCGGATTTTCGATATCCTGGTTGCCGAAGGTCATCCCCCGCGGTGCTACCGGATGGAAATACCGCGTCGCCCCCGAAACACAACCGAAATATTTTTCGAACCCCCGCTGCAAAGGCCAGCGATCCTGGTCGTTAAATCCCAAGTGCCATTTCCCCGCCATGTAAGTCGCATAGCCGGCTGTCTCCAGCACTTCACCTAACGTCACACACTGATGATTCAGATACCCCTGGTAAGCCGGCGGTTTGGAATAGCCCCGCGTCTGATTCGGCGGATTCGTCATCCAGCCAATCCCGGTCTGATGCGGATGCAGTCCCGTCATCAACGTCGCCCGTGTCGGACAGCAGCGTCCCGAATTATAAAACTGCGAGAACCGCACGCCCCCCGCTGCCAGGGCATCGATATTCGGCGTTTCAATCTCACTGCCGTAACAGCCGAGATCGGAAAAACCCATATCGTCGACCATGATCAAAATGATATTCGGTCGCTCGGCTTGCGCTGCATCAGCCGTCAATACAGTCAGACAGACGACCAGACAGGTCAGAGCAGCAAAGATCATCCGAACC
This window of the Gimesia chilikensis genome carries:
- a CDS encoding arylsulfatase, whose product is MVRMIFAALTCLVVCLTVLTADAAQAERPNIILIMVDDMGFSDLGCYGSEIETPNIDALAAGGVRFSQFYNSGRCCPTRATLMTGLHPHQTGIGWMTNPPNQTRGYSKPPAYQGYLNHQCVTLGEVLETAGYATYMAGKWHLGFNDQDRWPLQRGFEKYFGCVSGATRYFHPVAPRGMTFGNQDIENPESTTDRPFYTTDAFTDYAIRFLKEHQENANQKTDPYFLYLAYTAPHWPLQAHEEEIKKYRGKYRIGWDELRQRRLAKQKQLGLISADTKLSPRDAEVPAWETLKPEKQDEMDLKMAIYAAMIDRIDQNIGKLVGWLKAHDQLDNTLILFLADNGGCAEGGVLGRGEFRDVEKRNQEHSNSYGKAWANASNTPFRLYKHFAHEGGTSTPFLMHWPAQIQPRAEWYTSPAQLIDVMPTLLDVAGADYPETFAGNKIHTLDGISLRPALSGKPLERGRPIFIEHESNAFVRTGDWKLVGRGVSPAKGYQPQKWELYDVKADRTELNDLAERRRAVVDDLKSQWEAWAKRVGVYPK